One window of the Clupea harengus chromosome 20, Ch_v2.0.2, whole genome shotgun sequence genome contains the following:
- the zgc:113425 gene encoding uncharacterized protein zgc:113425 isoform X1, giving the protein MDRYRYFVFNQRSVVVLGILQVACAGLCMVCGVMDAFFRKTTTLSTSRAPLWSALIMAVPGVLALFAAQRKNPILVSVMLVSSLFSCVAVVIVFTYAGLTLSYGEEDDEIFHHHIPEVKFVLGRMVRGANGTMLLTGVCSLLFSSLIALLGCRSLPFCACYDGLTGLESLVPQNDPSTDTELVCTWQAGGDDRLFNSPVTFVDRCVEKEQEEPSRLPPYVSLT; this is encoded by the exons ATGGACCGGTACAGATACTTTGTCTTCAACCAGCGCAGTGTAGTGGTATTGGGAATCTTACAGGTGGCATGTGCCGGGCTCTGCATGGTGTGCGGCGTCATGGACGCGTTTTTCCGTAAGACTACCACTCTCAGCACTTCTCGGGCTCCGTTGTGGTCTGCGCTG ATAATGGCAGTGCCAGGTGTGCTGGCCCTGTTTGCCGCACAAAGGAAGAACCCTATTCTG GTGAGTGTTATGCTGGTGTCCTCCCTGTTCTCCTGTGTTGCTGTGGTAATTGTGTTCACATATGCTGGCTTAACCCTCAGCTAtggagaagaggatgatgaaATCTTCCACCATCACATTCCAGAAGTG AAGTTTGTGCTGGGCCGGATGGTGAGGGGGGCAAATGGGACCATGTTGCTCACAGGcgtctgctctctcctcttctccagtcTCATTGCGTTGCTTGGCTGCCGGAGTCTGCCCTTCTGTGCCTGCTACGATGGCCTCACAGGCCTG GAGTCTCTAGTGCCTCAGAATGACCCCAGCACAGACACTGAGCTGGTCTGCACCTGGCAAG caGGGGGCGATGATCGTCTCTTCAATTCGCCTGTGACATTTGTAGACCGATGTGTCGAAAAGGAGCAGGAAGAGCCGTCCAGACTTCCTCCTTATGTCAGTCTCACCTGA
- the mgarpa gene encoding protein MGARP isoform X5: MSLCRAALQRCGPMARHFLTNSPFSHLNRNVVSRRTMSSVPGGSGENIAYFLLCGGALAASVAYTYSTVTSDHARFMDRVTDIQSRPKDEWKPKPWPPKSRDEDEEAL, encoded by the exons ATGTCTCTGTGTCGGGCAGCTTTGCAGAGATGTGGGCCTATGGCTCGGCATTTTCTCACAAATTCACCCTTCTCTCACCTTAACAGAAATG TGGTCTCTCGAAGGACCATGTCATCAGTCCCTGGTGGCTCCGGTGAGAACATTGCTTACTTTCTGCTGTGCGGTGGTGCTCTTGCTGCATCCGTCGCCTAC ACCTACTCAACCGTGACCTCAGACCATGCCAGGTTTATGGACCGCGTAACCGACATCCAATCCCGTCCCAAGGACGAATGGAAGCCTAAACCATGGCCACCCAAGA gtagggatgaggatgaggaag CGCTTTAA
- the naa15a gene encoding N-alpha-acetyltransferase 15, NatA auxiliary subunit a → MPSITLPPKENALFKRILRCYEHKQYRNGLKFCKQILSNPKFAEHGETLAMKGLTLNCLGKKEDAYELVRRGLRNDLKSHVCWHVYGLLQRSDKKYDEAIKCYRNALKWDKDNLQILRDLSLLQIQMRDLEGYRETRYQLLQLRPAQRASWIGYAIAYHLLEDYEMASRIVEEFRKTQQTSPDKVDYEYSELLLYQNQVLREAGLFKEALDHLSTYEKQICDKLAVEETRGELLLKLDRTEEASEVYCQLQERNPENWSYYQGLEKALNPANAEDKLKIYEDAWVKYPKGLVPRRLPLSFLTGEKFCECLDKYLRMNFSKGCPPVFTTLKSLYHDKEKVSVIEELVVGYETSLKSSRMFSQNDNGREEPPTTLLWVQFFLAQHFDYVGQTSKALEYINAAIDSTPTLIELFVIKAKIYKHAGNIREAAHWMDEAQALDTADRFINSKCAKYMLKAGMVKEAEEMCSKFTREGTSAVENLNEMQCMWFQTECALAYQSMNKYGDALKKCHEIERHFVEITDDQFDFHTYCMRKMTLRSYVQLLKLEDVLRMHPFYFKAARTAINIYLSLHDNPLTDDNKESQAETGNLTDKELKKMKNKQRRAQKKAQLEEEKKIAEKEKQLKNQKRRKEEDDEEIGGPKEELIPDKLVKVETPLEEAVKFLTPLRNLVKEEIETHLLAFEIYFRKEKYLLMLQSVKRAFSIDPDDPWLHQCLVRFFKGVSSSKDLPEAVKTVLNKETGRLFGEHDPQSYNKNCLSKHNYSIPHRVAAAKMMVYLDSSSEKMAAELATCLDESLSGRSVQICTEVLQALRDGGLGSDQQKTVESYRAMCHQFYPCALAFMPPGHHDNTTLTANGDLSSGDHDDMSSDI, encoded by the exons ATGCCCTCGATCACCCTACCGCCTAAAGAGAACGCTCTCTTTAAGAGAATATTG AGATGCTACGAACACAAGCAATACAGGAACGGCCTCAAATTTTGCAAACAGATCCTGTCCAATCCGAAGTTTGCAGAGCATGGAG AGACCCTAGCGATGAAGGGGCTGACCCTGAATTGTTTGGGAAAGAAGGAGGATGCATATGAACTCGTCAGACGAGGCCTCCGCAATGACTTAAAGAGCCATGTCT GCTGGCATGTGTACGGCCTGCTCCAGCGATCGGATAAGAAGTATGACGAAGCCATCAAGTGCTACAGGAACGCCCTCAAGTGGGACAAAGACAACCTGCAGATCCTCCGAGACCTGTCACTGTTGCAGATCCAAATGAGAGACCTGGAGGGCTACAGG GAGACGCGGTACCAGCTGCTCCAGCTGCGGCCGGCCCAGAGGGCCTCGTGGATCGGCTACGCCATCGCCTACCACCTGCTGGAGGACTACGAGATGGCCTCAAGGATCGTGGAGGAGTTCCGCAAGACACAGCAA acTTCTCCTGATAAGGTGGATTATGAGTATAGTGAGCTGCTGCTCTATCAGAACCAGGTCCTGAGGGAAGCAGGCCTCTTCAAAGAGGCTCTGGACCACCTCAGTACCTACGAAAAACAGATCTGTGACAAACTGGCAGTGGAGGAGACCAGAG gGGAGTTGCTGCTGAAGTTGGACCGGACAGAGGAGGCATCAGAGGTTTACTGCCAGCTACAAGAGAGAAACCCTGAGAACTGGAGCTACTACCAGGGCCTTGAGAAAGCACTGAATcctg cgAATGCAGAAGACAAGTTGAAGATCTATGAGGACGCGTGGGTGAAATACCCTAAAGGCCTTGTTCCCAGGAGACTGCCACTTAGCTtcctgacag GTGAGAAGTTCTGTGAGTGCCTGGACAAATATCTCCGCATGAACTTCAGCAAGGGCTGCCCTCCAGTCTTCACCACACTCAAATCCCTCTATCATGACAAGGAAAag GTGTCAGTCATTGAAGAGCTGGTAGTAGGATATGAAACTTCTTTAAAGAGCAGCAGAATGTTCAGCCAGAATG ATAACGGTAGAGAGGAGCCCCCCACCACCCTGCTGTGGGTCCAGTTCTTCCTGGCACAGCACTTTGACTACGTGGGCCAGACCAGCAAGGCCCTGGAGTACATCAACGCCGCCATCGACAGCACGCCCACGCTCATCGAGCTCTTCGTCATCAAGGCCAAAATATACAAG catGCTGGTAACATCCGTGAGGCGGCCCACTGGATGGACGAGGCCCAGGCTCTGGACACAGCTGACCGCTTCATCAACTCCAAATGTGCCAAGTATATGCTGAAGGCAGGCATGGTCAAAGAGGCCGAGGAGATGTGCTCCAAGTTCACGCGG GAAGGCACATCAGCGGTGGAGAACCTAAATGAGATGCAGTGCATGTGGTTCCAGACGGAGTGTGCCCTGGCCTACCAGAGCATGAACAAATACGGTGATGCACTGAAGAAATGCCAcgagattgagaga CACTTCGTGGAGATCACGGACGACCAGTTTGACTTCCACACGTACTGCATGCGGAAGATGACCCTGCGCTCGTACGTGCAGCTGCTCAAGCTGGAGGACGTGCTGCGCATGCACCCCTTCTACTTCAAGGCTGCCCGCACCGCCATCAACATCTACCTCAGTCTCCACGACAACCCCCTCACCGACGACAACAAGGAGTCACAGGCAGAGACAG ggaaccTGACGGACAAGGAgctaaagaagatgaagaacaaGCAGAGGCGGGCGCAGAAGAAGgcccagctggaggaggagaagaagatcGCCGAGAAGGAGAAACAGCTGAAGAaccagaagaggaggaaagaggaggatgatgaggagatCGGCGGGCCCAAAGAGGAGCTCATACCCGATAAACTGGTCAAG GTGGAAACTCCTTTGGAGGAAGCGGTGAAGTTCCTCACCCCCCTGAGGAACCTGGTGAAGGAGGAGATTGAGACACACCTGCTGGCCTTTGAGATCTACTTCAGGAAAG AAAAGTACCTGCTGATGTTGCAGTCTGTGAAGAGGGCTTTCTCCATTGACCCTGATGACCCCTGGCTTCACCAGTGCCTGGTTCGGTTCTTCAAAGGAG TGTCCAGCAGCAAGGACCTGCCCGAGGCAGTCAAGACGGTTCTGAATAAGGAGACAGGCCGGCTGTTCGGAGAGCACGACCCCCAGAGCTATAACAAGAACTGTTTGAGCAAACACAACTACTCGATACCACACCGGGTGGCAG CTGCTAAGATGATGGTGTACCTGGACTCGTCGTCAGAGAAGATGGCTGCTGAGTTAGCCACCTGTCTGGATGAGTCTCTCAGTGGCAGGAGCGTTCAG ATCTGTACTGAGGTGCTTCAGGCCTTGCGGGACGGCGGTCTGGGTTCAGACCAGCAGAAGACAGTGGAGTCGTACCGGGCGATGTGCCACCAGTTCTACCCCTGCGCCCTGGCCTTCATGCCCCCcggtcaccatgacaacaccacCCTCACTGCCAATGGCGACCTGTCATCAGGAGACCATGACGACATGTCCAGCGACATTTAA
- the setd7 gene encoding histone-lysine N-methyltransferase SETD7 isoform X1, with the protein MDSDDDNVEEVVEGPLDENDQPHGFCMVTYSSSDRFEGHFVHGEKNGKGKFFFFDGSTLEGFYMDDSLQGQGVYRYEDGGALHGSYVDGELTGPAQEYDQDGRLIFKGQYKDNIRFGLCWFYYSDRGCVVGEVNDEGEMTGNHVAYVYPDGQTALLGSFVDGELIEARLASLMLQENGRPHLELVDDRTVYSFDKSTSTCIANFRLLPDPYESQHVFVGQSLISGAGEGLFAKTDADPDSVMAFYNGVRITHSEVDSRDWSANGNTISLDEETVIDVPKPFNQTETYCASLGHKANHSFSPNCKYDPFVHPRFGLIKSIRTIRGVQKDEELTVAYGYDHKPSGKSELPAPDWYTKELREFQERNGEMPASTKAR; encoded by the exons GCCCCTTGGATGAAAATGACCAGCCGCATGGGTTCTGCATGGTCACCTACTCCTCCAGTGATCGGTTCGAGGGACACTTTGTCCacggagagaaaaatggaaaaggGAAATTTTTCTTTTTCGATGGGAG CACGTTGGAGGGCTTCTACATGGATGACTCTCTTCAGGGGCAGGGTGTGTATCGCTACGAGGACGGCGGGGCTCTGCACGGGTCCTATGTGGATGGGGAGCTAACCGGCCCAGCCCAGGAGTACGACCAGGATGGGCGGCTGATCTTCAAGGGCCAGTACAAAGACAACATCCGCTTTGGCCTGTGCTGGTTCTACTACTCT GACCGGGGCTGTGTGGTGGGAGAAGTGAATGACGAGGGAGAGATGACTGGGAACCATGTGGCGTACGTTTACCCCGACGGCCAAACGGCTCTGCTCGGCAGCTTCGTGGACGGAGAGCTCATAGAGGCACGGCTCGCCAGCCTGATGTTGCAAGAGAACGGCCGACCACACTTGGAGTTGGTAGATGACC GCACTGTTTATTCCTTTGACAAATCAACATCTACCTGCATTGCAAACTTCAGACTTCTCCCTGATCCATATGAGAGCCAACA tgtgtttgTAGGACAGTCACTGATctcaggagcaggagaaggtCTGTTTGCCAAGACTGACGCAGATCCAGACAGTGTCATGGCTTTTTATAACGGAGTTCGCATTACACACTCTGAG GTGGATAGTCGTGATTGGTCAGCGAATGGTAACACaatctctctggatgaggaGACGGTCATCGATGTCCCCAAGCCCTTTAACCAGACAGAGACATACTGCGCCTCACTCGGTCACAAGGCCaaccattctttctctcccaacTGCAAATATGACCC ATTTGTCCACCCTCGCTTTGGCCTCATAAAAAGCATTCGGACAATCCGGGGCGTGCAAAAAGACGAGGAGCTGACTGTCGCCTATGGCTACGACCACAAGCCTTCTGGGAAATCTGAGCTGCCGGCGCCAGACTGGTACACAAAGGAACTCCGGGAATTTCAGGAGCGGAATGGCGAAATGCCCGCAAGCACTAAAGCTCGTTAA
- the ndufc1 gene encoding NADH dehydrogenase [ubiquinone] 1 subunit C1, mitochondrial, whose translation MSLNRLLLRTATVSRTVTRSAFTASKRDTANPNWFRVGLAFATSGVLWAMLLRQHSVDVREHKAYHGIE comes from the exons ATGTCTTTGAATCGGCTATTACTACGAACGGCAACAGTCAGTAGGA CTGTTACCAGATCTGCCTTCACTGCCTCTAAGCGGGACACAGCAAATCCCAACTGGTTTCGAGTGGGGCTTGCATTTGCAACCTCTGGAGTCCTCTGGGCCATG cttTTGAGACAGCACAGTGTGGATGTGCGGGAGCACAAAGCTTACCATGGAATAGAATGA
- the rab33ba gene encoding RAB33B, member RAS oncogene family a — protein MADVESSLEFTTSLGSLPPPRTRIFKIIVIGDSGVGKTCLTYRFCAGKFPEKTEATIGVDFREKLIEIDGEKIKVQLWDTAGQERFRKSMVQHYYRNVHAIVFVYDITNAVSFRSLPSWIEECKQHSLGQEVPRILVGNKCDLRHAAQVGTEAAQQFADLHSMPLFETSAKNPSHADGDSHSSNSDHVEAIFMTVAHKLKSQKPLMLSQPAGAQNTVTLQSRREEEEKGGWNCSSC, from the exons ATGGCAGATGTAGAGTCCTCTCTCGAATTTACCACCTCGCtgggctctctccctccccctcgaACGCGGATATTTAAGATCATCGTAATCGGAGACTCTGGGGTTGGCAAGACTTGCCTCACCTACCGCTTCTGTGCGGGCAAGTTCCCGGAGAAAACCGAGGCAACCATTGGAGTGGATTTTCGGGAGAAACTTATCGAGATTGACGGCGAAAAAATCAAG GTGCAACTGTGGGACACGGCGGGCCAGGAGCGCTTTAGAAAGAGCATGGTACAGCACTACTATAGGAACGTCCACGCCATCGTTTTCGTCTACGACATCACCAATGCCGTCAGCTTCCGGAGCCTTCCGTCATGGATTGAGGAGTGCAAGCAGCACTCGCTGGGCCAGGAGGTGCCCCGCATCCTGGTGGGCAACAAGTGCGACCTGCGCCATGCTGCCCAGGTGGGCACCGAGGCGGCGCAACAGTTTGCCGACTTGCACTCCATGCCGCTGTTCGAGACGTCTGCCAAGAACCCGAGCCACGCCGACGGTGACAGCCACAGCAGCAACAGCGACCACGTGGAGGCCATCTTCATGACCGTGGCGCACAAACTGAAGTCCCAGAAGCCCCTGATGCTCAGCCAGCCTGCCGGCGCCCAGAACACGGTAACGCTTCAGAGtcggagagaggaggaggagaaggggggatggAACTGCAGCAGCTGCTGA
- the setd7 gene encoding histone-lysine N-methyltransferase SETD7 isoform X2, whose product MVTYSSSDRFEGHFVHGEKNGKGKFFFFDGSTLEGFYMDDSLQGQGVYRYEDGGALHGSYVDGELTGPAQEYDQDGRLIFKGQYKDNIRFGLCWFYYSDRGCVVGEVNDEGEMTGNHVAYVYPDGQTALLGSFVDGELIEARLASLMLQENGRPHLELVDDRTVYSFDKSTSTCIANFRLLPDPYESQHVFVGQSLISGAGEGLFAKTDADPDSVMAFYNGVRITHSEVDSRDWSANGNTISLDEETVIDVPKPFNQTETYCASLGHKANHSFSPNCKYDPFVHPRFGLIKSIRTIRGVQKDEELTVAYGYDHKPSGKSELPAPDWYTKELREFQERNGEMPASTKAR is encoded by the exons ATGGTCACCTACTCCTCCAGTGATCGGTTCGAGGGACACTTTGTCCacggagagaaaaatggaaaaggGAAATTTTTCTTTTTCGATGGGAG CACGTTGGAGGGCTTCTACATGGATGACTCTCTTCAGGGGCAGGGTGTGTATCGCTACGAGGACGGCGGGGCTCTGCACGGGTCCTATGTGGATGGGGAGCTAACCGGCCCAGCCCAGGAGTACGACCAGGATGGGCGGCTGATCTTCAAGGGCCAGTACAAAGACAACATCCGCTTTGGCCTGTGCTGGTTCTACTACTCT GACCGGGGCTGTGTGGTGGGAGAAGTGAATGACGAGGGAGAGATGACTGGGAACCATGTGGCGTACGTTTACCCCGACGGCCAAACGGCTCTGCTCGGCAGCTTCGTGGACGGAGAGCTCATAGAGGCACGGCTCGCCAGCCTGATGTTGCAAGAGAACGGCCGACCACACTTGGAGTTGGTAGATGACC GCACTGTTTATTCCTTTGACAAATCAACATCTACCTGCATTGCAAACTTCAGACTTCTCCCTGATCCATATGAGAGCCAACA tgtgtttgTAGGACAGTCACTGATctcaggagcaggagaaggtCTGTTTGCCAAGACTGACGCAGATCCAGACAGTGTCATGGCTTTTTATAACGGAGTTCGCATTACACACTCTGAG GTGGATAGTCGTGATTGGTCAGCGAATGGTAACACaatctctctggatgaggaGACGGTCATCGATGTCCCCAAGCCCTTTAACCAGACAGAGACATACTGCGCCTCACTCGGTCACAAGGCCaaccattctttctctcccaacTGCAAATATGACCC ATTTGTCCACCCTCGCTTTGGCCTCATAAAAAGCATTCGGACAATCCGGGGCGTGCAAAAAGACGAGGAGCTGACTGTCGCCTATGGCTACGACCACAAGCCTTCTGGGAAATCTGAGCTGCCGGCGCCAGACTGGTACACAAAGGAACTCCGGGAATTTCAGGAGCGGAATGGCGAAATGCCCGCAAGCACTAAAGCTCGTTAA
- the zgc:113425 gene encoding uncharacterized protein zgc:113425 isoform X2: protein MDRYRYFVFNQRSVVVLGILQVACAGLCMVCGVMDAFFRKTTTLSTSRAPLWSALIMAVPGVLALFAAQRKNPILVSVMLVSSLFSCVAVVIVFTYAGLTLSYGEEDDEIFHHHIPEVKFVLGRMVRGANGTMLLTGVCSLLFSSLIALLGCRSLPFCACYDGLTGLESLVPQNDPSTDTELVCTWQGGDDRLFNSPVTFVDRCVEKEQEEPSRLPPYVSLT from the exons ATGGACCGGTACAGATACTTTGTCTTCAACCAGCGCAGTGTAGTGGTATTGGGAATCTTACAGGTGGCATGTGCCGGGCTCTGCATGGTGTGCGGCGTCATGGACGCGTTTTTCCGTAAGACTACCACTCTCAGCACTTCTCGGGCTCCGTTGTGGTCTGCGCTG ATAATGGCAGTGCCAGGTGTGCTGGCCCTGTTTGCCGCACAAAGGAAGAACCCTATTCTG GTGAGTGTTATGCTGGTGTCCTCCCTGTTCTCCTGTGTTGCTGTGGTAATTGTGTTCACATATGCTGGCTTAACCCTCAGCTAtggagaagaggatgatgaaATCTTCCACCATCACATTCCAGAAGTG AAGTTTGTGCTGGGCCGGATGGTGAGGGGGGCAAATGGGACCATGTTGCTCACAGGcgtctgctctctcctcttctccagtcTCATTGCGTTGCTTGGCTGCCGGAGTCTGCCCTTCTGTGCCTGCTACGATGGCCTCACAGGCCTG GAGTCTCTAGTGCCTCAGAATGACCCCAGCACAGACACTGAGCTGGTCTGCACCTGGCAAG GGGGCGATGATCGTCTCTTCAATTCGCCTGTGACATTTGTAGACCGATGTGTCGAAAAGGAGCAGGAAGAGCCGTCCAGACTTCCTCCTTATGTCAGTCTCACCTGA
- the mlsl gene encoding malate synthase-like, translated as MPAVTRVELEPPPPGLELEHQTLFTGEALTFLAELTTTFQSEVDRVLKLRTLRKAQLDLTGDLPGFSAATAHIRNNPDWRVSPVPARLQCRHVDIGDLAPCDTDRFLQALQSPAQGIQVDFDDGNCPTYYNQIKGIYNVYQAVHNQFHNAPPISQAPILMLRPRAWNMVEHCMMANGREVPGPLFDFGLLMFHNGNLLFQNQSGPFFYLSKVESYLEARLWNQIFTWTEHKLGLPIGSIKATVLIESVLASFEMDEILYEMRDHSAGLNCGIWDYSASFVNKFGQRPDFLLPDRSKYVNMEKRFLRSYMDLLVQTCHRRGALATGGMAALLLPPDKNSTLYSTVLSTVIRLKLLEIKAGVDGFMVYDMDFIKPMQKLFQVHTKRENQLHELLSDLKVTPEDLLSMPAGGVTLFGLKHNIAVGILFIEAWLTGRGHFFYKGQVEDSATAEISRSQVWQWIRHQVRLEDDGTTVTRALVQNLVREMMSHLKEAIHCRTVRDQQRLDTAASMFLEVVQKNDFPEFLTTYLNLDHTFLSSQSLHQRVEQDGGGQLQSKL; from the exons ATGCCT GCAGTCACAAGGGTTGAGCTGGAACCCCCTCCCCCAGGTCTGGAGCTCGAGCACCAGACTCTCTTCACTGGGGAGGCCCTGACATTCCTGGCCGAGCTTACCACTACTTTCCAGTCTGAAGTTGACAGG GTGTTAAAACTTAGAACCCTCCGGAAAGCACAGTTGGACCTGACTGGAGATCTCCCAGGGTTCAGTGCAGCTACGGCCCACATCCGGAACAACCCTGACTGGAGGGTCAGTCCGGTTCCAGCCAGACTGCAGTGCAGACACGTGGACATCGGTGACCTCGCACCCTGTGACACAGATCGCTTCCTCCAGGCTCTGCAGTCCCCTGCCCAGGGTATACAG GTTGATTTTGATGATGGCAATTGTCCAACATACTACAATCAAATTAAGGGGATTTATAATGTTTACCAGGCTGTCCACAACCAGTTTCACA ATGCCCCGCCCATTTCCCAGGCCCCAATTCTGATGCTCCGCCCACGAGCTTGGAATATGGTGGAGCATTGCATGATG GCAAATGGTAGGGAGGTTCCTGGTCCGCTGTTTGACTTTGGTCTCTTGATGTTCCATAATGGAAACCTGCTGTTTCAAAATCAGAGTGGTCCATTTTTCTACCTGTCTAAA GTTGAGAGCTATTTGGAGGCAAGGCTATGGAATCAGATATTTACCTGGACTGAACATAAG CTTGGCCTTCCTATAGGCAGTATTAAAGCCACTGTGTTGATAGAAAGTGTGCTGGCCTCCTTTGAGATGGATGAGATCCTGTATGAGATGAGGGACCACTCTGCCGGTCTCAACTGTGGGATCTGGGATTACTCTGCCTCGTTTGTCAACAAGTTTG GTCAACGTCCTGACTTCCTGCTCCCTGACCGCAGCAAGTACGTAAACATGGAAAAACGCTTCCTGAGGAGTTACATGGACCTGCTGGTCCAGACCTGTCATCGGCGTGGCGCTCTGGCCACTGGGGGGATGGCCGCACTTCTGCTGCCCCCTGACAAAAACAGCACCCTCTACAGCACAGTCCTCAGTACTGTCATCAG GCTGAAGTTGCTTGAAATAAAAGCTGGAGTTGATGGCTTCATGGTGTATGACATGGACTTCATTAAGCCAATGCAAAAG ctGTTCCAGGTTCATACTAAGAGGGAGAACCAATTGCATGAGTTGCTCAGTGACCTCAAGGTGACCCCGGAAGATCTCCTCAGCATGCCAGCG GGGGGAGTGACACTGTTTGGACTCAAGCACAATATTGCAGTAGGGATCCTCTTCATTGAGGCCTGGCTGACTG gtCGAGGACATTTCTTTTACAAGGGCCAGGTGGAGGACTCCGCCACAGCCGAGATCTCCAGATCCCAG GTGTGGCAGTGGATCCGCCACCAGGTCAGACTAGAGGATGATGGGACCACAGTGACACGTGCGCTCGTGCAAAATCTCGTCCGAGAGATGATGAGTCACTTAAAGGAGGCCATTCACTGCAGAACTGTGAG GGACCAGCAAAGGCTTGACACTGCAGCCTCCATGTTTCTCGAGGTGGTCCAGAAAAACGACTTCCCAGAGTTCCTCACGACATACCTGAACCTGGACCAcaccttcctctcctcacagAGCCTGCACCAGAGGGTGGAGCAGGATGGAGGTGGTCAGCTGCAGTCCAAACTGTAA